The genomic segment AAATCATTGGTGGAGAAGGATTATATTATGAATCTGCCAGACCTCATCTTTTAAAGATTACTGTAAAACATTCCGCAGACAACATTTATGACGAATTTAAAGTCATAACAAAATATGGCTGCACATTAGAAAACATTGAATACCATATTCCCGGAATTGAAACTCCCTTAATCCGCCAAATCAAAACAAAGAATATAACGGACGGACAAAAATATGTGAATTACCTAAGCTCACATGATGATCAAAGGCAAGCCCTCGAAAATCTTTACAAAAATGTAAATAATATTCATTCCCATTTAATTTCAGGTCCTGACAAATCATCATTTGATAAATTACTTAAAGATTTAGAGAAAATAGAAGAAATCATCGGAATTAATTTAACAAATAAAGAAATAACTGAAATTACAAAAAAAGAAATAAAATAGATGATTAAATCATCTATTAATACATCACATGAGTTATTACAAATACAAACATGAAGTTTACAGCGGCAAGCAATATAAATGCAAATTTAACTATAGATTGCCATTTCTTATTAAGCCTGTCTTCATCATACAATAGTTTAATCATCATTAAAGTCAACATGATTAAAAACATGTAGAAGAAAAACATTGCCCTGTAACCTGATGCAAATACTGTTGGAGTGAAACCCATCATCAGCCTACTTAAAAATCCTCCAATGAATAAAAATACTGGAAGCAAGTTGTTCTTACCATATACTTTGAACAATAGTATACAACTGCTTAAAAGCAGATAAATACAAAGCATTACAGTATAAATATTTATTTGTTTAGGAATTCCCTCATAAGTAAGAAGATAAATAGTATTTTCCAATCCCGGCAAAATACCAACGATTGATTTAAATACTCCCAATATGCTTGATACAATTGGAATTTTAATCAAGCTGGCAACAGACCCCATAGCACCAAGAGAATCTTGCAAGTGAGCAATATCCATGCAAGTCTTGAATACTGCTAAAAATGCCATAAATGCAATGTTTAAGTATAAGAAATATTTCAAGTATTTATTTTCTGTTTTCAATGATGCACATACGCTAAGTATTATATAGAATAATGGGAAAATAATCTTCTCTTCAAACAACAGTCCGAAAGTTGGAACCAAACCCAAATACAATTTTTGCATAAGTCCAAAGCTTGCAAATTCAGGATACCATCTGGCAGTTTCAGCCGCAACCCTTACTGCATTGCCAGGACATGTGAAAATAAATATCAAAGAGGCAATAGCAATAATAATTGCTAAAATATTGAATTTATTAATTTCCTTTTTGTTAATAATGCAATAAAGCAAATACAAACAATTAAATCCGAAAATTAATGCACAACTCTGCTCCTGATTAACTGCATATATCAAACATAAAAATGAAATGACATACATCCATTTGCTAGTGTTTTTTTGATATACCTCATTTATGATAGGAATGAAAGAGATTAAACCAAAAATAAAGCACCATGAATAGAATACTGTTGTTGAAATCCAACCTGCAGATGCCATTTCATGGAACGGATACATTAAAAATAACAATACACCTATCAAATTGATATATTTATTATTATTCCTATTAATCAATCTAATAACCAGATAAACACCACAGGTGTAAATGATTAAATCCAAAATCTTCCATACAATCATATTTACATGAGAAATTGAAATCAAAACACTTTCAATTATCATCCTACTGGACCAATCATGATATCTCATGTATGCATAATCAATAACAGTATGATTTGACAGAACTTTAGAAAATCTAACGTCATCCCCCATCAATCCCATGATTGCATGAAGAACCGCCATTAGAACAAAGAATATGATGAACGGATAATAATTTTTAATAAAGTTCTCTACACTTGTTTTATTTAATTCCATCTTTTTTCAACCTCACTTATCTTTAAAAACAATAATCTTGCTTATAACATAATTTAAAATAACAACAATTACCTGAATAATAATTTTTGATATTACATCCCCAACAGCCAAAATACCAATCAAGAGATACATCAATGCAGTATCAACAACTCCTGAAAAAATTCTTCCTCCAAAAAACAGGGACATCTCTTTTAAGATATTTGAATTTTTGCTTTCAAATACCCATATCCTATTAGTAACATATGCGAATAAAACTGAAAAGAACCATGCCAAAACATTAGATATGAGATAATTCACATTTAAAAATCTTGCAAAAAGCAGATAAACAACGAAATTGACTACCGTTGTTAAAACGCCAAAAATGAAATACATCATCAGTTCCTTTCCAATTCTCATTTACATCACTTAATCAAACAATTCCTTTTCAATAATGTATTTTGGCCTCTTTTTTGTCTCCATATACATTTTACCAATATATTCTCCAAGGATTCCAACAGATAACATTTGTATTCCAGAAACTAGCCAAATGGAAACTATGATAAATGTCCAACCTGAAACTACAGCCCCCATTATTTTAACAGAAACCGCATAAATCATTACAATAAAACTTAAAACCGCCATTAAAAAACCAATTGAAGCAATCATCTTAAGGGGTTTAATGCTGAAGGAAGTTATTCCTTCAAATGTAAATGAGATCATTTTCCTTAAAGGATATTTGGATTCTCCCAACTCACGTTCATTTCTTTCATAATATACTTCACTTGTTTTAAAACCTAATTGGGGAACAATTCCTCTTAAAAATAAATTTACTTCCTCATATTCTTCAAGAGCTTCAAGAGCCCTTTTGCTCATTAATCGGCAATCGGCATGATTGAATACAATTTCAACACCTAAAAAATTCATTAATTTGTAAAATGTCTCAGCGGTGGAACGCTTAAAAAATGAATCCTTTTTTCTTGAGCTTCTAACACCATAAACGATTTGAGAACCCATATTATATTCCCCAATCATTTCATCAATGACATTTAAGTCATCTTGCAAATCGGCATCCATACTAATAGAAATATCTGCATTATCTTTTGCAAACATGAGCCCTGCAAAAAGCGCATTTTGATGACCTTTATTTTTAGAAAACTTGATGGCACAAAACATATTATTTTTATTGTGAAAATCTTCAATTAACTCCCAAGTATTATCAAATGAACCATCATCCACAAATAAAACCTTACTTGAATTGGATATTTTATTTTCCATTATCAATTGATTTAATTTTGATTCAGTTTCATCAGCAGTCTTTGATAAAATCTCTTCCTCATTAAAACAAGGCAGAATCAAATATAAACTTGGCTTATTATAATTTTCCCCCATTTTTGCAACACCAAAAAACAACACTCAAAATTTCAATGAAAATCAATACTTCCAATATGCATTAAAAGTAGTTATTTCAATAATATATAATATCTATTTAGTGTTATTAATATATAATTTTTCATTATAAAAAAAATAGAATTAAAATTATCTGATTTTTAGCTGAAAAAGAATATTATAAATATGAACTTTGTTAAATAAGTTAATTTTAAGATGAAAAATATTCTAAAAAAAGTAAAAAAAGTAGAGAATATAGAAATTCTCTAGAATAAGTCTTGTAAGTGGATTTGGTAAGGTCCTAAGTTTCCACCGTAGTTACCAGCACCGATTTCGATAACACCCGGAACTTGGCAAGCAGCTTCAATACCTGCTTTCATAGCAGCTTTAACGGATTCTTCATCGACACCGTCAATAACAATTTCCATGTTTCCGAATACATTTTCTGGCAATTCAGTTTCAACTTGATCTTTTAAAGTTACACATTCTTTTTCGTTGGTAGATGCACTCATGAAAGAGTATTTGGAACCTGTTTTAGAACCGGAAGCAACCATACCTCCTGAGAAAGGAGTGATTACACCAGCAACAGCGTGAATAGCATCAACAGCCGCTTCAGCAGCAACAATAGAAGCCATTTGACTGTCAGCCATGATAAAGAAGTTTCCACCTGCTACACCATCTTTCCATCCCATTTCATCTTCCACTAAGAATTCACCAGACATAATAGGAATTACATGCATTTTTTTACCGTTTACATCTTTTTCGGTTTCATACCCGTCACCGAAGAATTTGAGTTGTTTACCTGTTGGGAAGGATTCTTCACTTTCAAGAGCATTGAATGCTGCTGCAGTAGGAGCAGTTAAAACACATTGACCGATTCTGTCCATGATTTGTCCACCTAATGATTTTTTAGACATGTGGCAAATCATGATTGCATAACCTGGTCTTCCATCTGGAGATTCAGTTGGAGGAACATATTGGTCAATACCTGCTTCAGCAGGACATCCAATAACGGAAGTAGCAAATCCTGTAGCTTCAGTAGCAGCAATTTTAGCTAAATGTTTAGTAGCTGCAGTAATAATAATTCTAGATACTTTAATTCCAAAACCTTCAGCAAAGGTATCTTGTATTTCTACGCCATTAATTTCCATATTTTCACCAAAATTTTTTTAAAAAAATAATTTTTTGTGATAATTAAATTTATGATTATATCTTAAAATAAAGTTTTCTATTTAAATTAATTAAAAAATAGTTTAGGAAAAATACCTTATCAAACGCCGACAAAATCTCTTAAAACAGGTATTTTAGATAAAGTATAAATTATTAACCAAGACACTATGAATCCAACAACAAATAACAATAAATATTCTGCTGTAAAACCCAAAGAGCCATGCAATAATTTTCTAGTAGCCATAACTAATTGACTATGAATCAAGTACATTCCATAGCTGCATACTGAAATTGAAGTAATAATCTTTAAAATCCACTCATTAGGATTATTTAATAATAAAATACATTTAAATAAGCAAAATACGCCTATTGCTTCAATTACCACAGGCATTGAATATCTATGATACGAAAATGACACAGTATCTGCAATAAAATAAGAATAAACAAACATTAAAACTGTGGAAATAATTATTAATGAAACAGCACAAAATGCATTATTAAATATTTTCCTATCAGTATGCCTTAAATAATAACCTAAAACTACAAGGCCTATTGGACTTGTAAAATAAGACAGCTTCACAGGACATTCCATCATAAATGTATATTCAAAAACTATTGAAACCAACCAAAGCACTAAAAAATATTCAAGTTCTGATAAATCAGAGTTCTTTATCCATTTATTAAAAATAGGAATTATCAAATAAACTCCAAACATCATCCAAAAGAACCAATAAACAGCAGATCCTGGTGCATTACACATTAATGTATCCCAAAATAATTTTAAAATGTCATAAGCTCCAAAACTAGTTACAAAATCAACACTTGGAATTAATAAAGATAAAATAACCAAAAGGACTGTAAATGCCAAAGACCAAAAAAGAAATGGTTTTGTAATACGAGGCAAACGTTTAGATAAAAAATCTTTAATTTCCCAATCCCTTCCCAGAAGTAACGCTCCTGACAACAGTAAAAAGATAGGAACTCCAATAGTGAAGAAGTTTATGAATAACACAACAAAAGCTCCACTTGCAGAATGAATTGATGATGCAGTATAATTCATTATTTCTTTAAGGTGGCATGTGACGTGCAAAAGGACAACAGATAAAATAGCAAAT from the uncultured Methanobrevibacter sp. genome contains:
- a CDS encoding DUF6056 family protein, with amino-acid sequence MELNKTSVENFIKNYYPFIIFFVLMAVLHAIMGLMGDDVRFSKVLSNHTVIDYAYMRYHDWSSRMIIESVLISISHVNMIVWKILDLIIYTCGVYLVIRLINRNNNKYINLIGVLLFLMYPFHEMASAGWISTTVFYSWCFIFGLISFIPIINEVYQKNTSKWMYVISFLCLIYAVNQEQSCALIFGFNCLYLLYCIINKKEINKFNILAIIIAIASLIFIFTCPGNAVRVAAETARWYPEFASFGLMQKLYLGLVPTFGLLFEEKIIFPLFYIILSVCASLKTENKYLKYFLYLNIAFMAFLAVFKTCMDIAHLQDSLGAMGSVASLIKIPIVSSILGVFKSIVGILPGLENTIYLLTYEGIPKQINIYTVMLCIYLLLSSCILLFKVYGKNNLLPVFLFIGGFLSRLMMGFTPTVFASGYRAMFFFYMFLIMLTLMMIKLLYDEDRLNKKWQSIVKFAFILLAAVNFMFVFVITHVMY
- a CDS encoding GtrA family protein; its protein translation is MRIGKELMMYFIFGVLTTVVNFVVYLLFARFLNVNYLISNVLAWFFSVLFAYVTNRIWVFESKNSNILKEMSLFFGGRIFSGVVDTALMYLLIGILAVGDVISKIIIQVIVVILNYVISKIIVFKDK
- a CDS encoding glycosyltransferase family 2 protein, whose amino-acid sequence is MGENYNKPSLYLILPCFNEEEILSKTADETESKLNQLIMENKISNSSKVLFVDDGSFDNTWELIEDFHNKNNMFCAIKFSKNKGHQNALFAGLMFAKDNADISISMDADLQDDLNVIDEMIGEYNMGSQIVYGVRSSRKKDSFFKRSTAETFYKLMNFLGVEIVFNHADCRLMSKRALEALEEYEEVNLFLRGIVPQLGFKTSEVYYERNERELGESKYPLRKMISFTFEGITSFSIKPLKMIASIGFLMAVLSFIVMIYAVSVKIMGAVVSGWTFIIVSIWLVSGIQMLSVGILGEYIGKMYMETKKRPKYIIEKELFD
- the fhcD gene encoding formylmethanofuran--tetrahydromethanopterin N-formyltransferase, whose protein sequence is MEINGVEIQDTFAEGFGIKVSRIIITAATKHLAKIAATEATGFATSVIGCPAEAGIDQYVPPTESPDGRPGYAIMICHMSKKSLGGQIMDRIGQCVLTAPTAAAFNALESEESFPTGKQLKFFGDGYETEKDVNGKKMHVIPIMSGEFLVEDEMGWKDGVAGGNFFIMADSQMASIVAAEAAVDAIHAVAGVITPFSGGMVASGSKTGSKYSFMSASTNEKECVTLKDQVETELPENVFGNMEIVIDGVDEESVKAAMKAGIEAACQVPGVIEIGAGNYGGNLGPYQIHLQDLF
- a CDS encoding acyltransferase — its product is MENKTGRIFYFDALRAFAILSVVLLHVTCHLKEIMNYTASSIHSASGAFVVLFINFFTIGVPIFLLLSGALLLGRDWEIKDFLSKRLPRITKPFLFWSLAFTVLLVILSLLIPSVDFVTSFGAYDILKLFWDTLMCNAPGSAVYWFFWMMFGVYLIIPIFNKWIKNSDLSELEYFLVLWLVSIVFEYTFMMECPVKLSYFTSPIGLVVLGYYLRHTDRKIFNNAFCAVSLIIISTVLMFVYSYFIADTVSFSYHRYSMPVVIEAIGVFCLFKCILLLNNPNEWILKIITSISVCSYGMYLIHSQLVMATRKLLHGSLGFTAEYLLLFVVGFIVSWLIIYTLSKIPVLRDFVGV